A single window of Rhodococcus jostii RHA1 DNA harbors:
- a CDS encoding thiamine pyrophosphate-binding protein: MTSQNGGQALVAALAAHGVDTVFGIPGTHNLAVYAALADSPIRSVLTRHEQGAGYAADGYARVTGKPGVCLTTTGPAILNAAAAAAQAWSDSVPVLFISPALPLTHPGRGNGYLHEVKNQQAALEAIVSYSHRVTSVAEIPRAITYAFAAMSSGRPRPVHIEIPVDILDAEADVRIVAPVRSAPLAAPLHAVTDAAQRLAAAQSPVLIVGGGARSAAPQVRALAERLSAPVVTTTNGKGVLDEDHPLSVGAGVHHPSVRAVLEAADCVLAIGTEFAPSDFWYGPVELDHKLIRIDVDPTSMTTNADPAIRLLGDAGTTVSQLLDVTKMREDPGACERAASLRRGLRADAAAEGAPWLDMMAAIAPVVDESTVIAGDSTMACYYGALSNLTVHRPGGFLYPTGQGTLGYGLPAAIGASVADPDARILAILGDGGVMFTLPELATAAQLRLPLPIVVVDNGGYGEIRNEMADRGDTVHSVALGGIDFPAVARAMGCHGRAVESPAALTDAITAAFDADRPTLLHIRENSRATQQG; this comes from the coding sequence TCTTCGGAATTCCGGGCACCCACAACCTCGCCGTCTACGCCGCCTTGGCCGACTCGCCGATCCGCTCCGTCCTGACCCGGCACGAGCAGGGGGCCGGTTACGCCGCCGACGGATATGCCCGCGTGACGGGCAAACCCGGCGTGTGCCTGACCACCACCGGCCCCGCCATCCTCAATGCCGCTGCCGCGGCGGCGCAGGCGTGGTCGGATTCGGTCCCGGTTCTCTTCATCTCACCGGCCCTGCCGCTCACCCACCCGGGGAGGGGAAACGGCTACCTCCACGAGGTGAAGAACCAGCAGGCCGCGCTCGAGGCGATCGTGTCCTACAGCCACCGGGTCACCAGCGTCGCCGAGATCCCCCGCGCGATCACCTACGCTTTCGCCGCCATGAGCTCCGGCAGACCACGACCGGTGCACATCGAGATCCCCGTCGACATCCTCGACGCGGAAGCCGACGTCCGGATCGTGGCACCGGTCCGGTCCGCTCCGCTCGCCGCTCCCCTGCACGCGGTGACCGACGCGGCACAGCGTCTCGCCGCCGCACAGTCTCCCGTGCTGATCGTGGGCGGCGGGGCCCGCTCGGCGGCACCGCAGGTCCGCGCCCTCGCCGAACGTCTGTCCGCTCCCGTGGTCACGACGACCAACGGGAAGGGAGTCCTCGACGAGGACCACCCTCTGTCGGTGGGAGCCGGCGTTCACCATCCGTCGGTCCGCGCCGTGCTCGAGGCCGCCGACTGCGTTCTCGCGATCGGGACGGAGTTCGCACCCTCCGACTTCTGGTACGGCCCGGTCGAACTGGACCACAAGCTGATTCGCATCGACGTCGACCCGACGTCGATGACCACGAACGCCGATCCCGCCATCCGCCTGCTGGGTGATGCCGGGACCACGGTGTCGCAATTGCTCGACGTCACGAAGATGCGCGAGGATCCCGGCGCCTGCGAGCGGGCCGCGTCGCTCCGACGGGGGCTGCGTGCCGATGCCGCCGCCGAGGGCGCTCCGTGGCTGGACATGATGGCCGCCATCGCACCGGTCGTCGACGAATCCACGGTGATCGCCGGGGACAGCACGATGGCCTGCTATTACGGTGCGCTGTCGAACCTCACCGTGCACCGCCCCGGCGGATTCCTGTACCCGACGGGACAGGGAACGCTGGGATACGGTCTGCCCGCTGCGATCGGCGCGTCAGTCGCCGACCCGGACGCGCGGATCCTGGCGATCCTCGGGGACGGCGGGGTGATGTTCACGCTTCCCGAGCTCGCGACTGCGGCACAGCTCCGATTGCCGCTGCCCATCGTCGTCGTCGACAACGGCGGTTACGGCGAGATCCGCAACGAGATGGCGGACCGCGGCGACACCGTCCACTCGGTCGCGCTCGGCGGCATCGACTTCCCCGCCGTGGCGCGGGCGATGGGATGTCACGGACGAGCCGTCGAGTCCCCCGCGGCGCTGACGGACGCGATCACGGCGGCCTTCGACGCGGATCGCCCGACCCTCCTGCACATCCGTGAGAACAGCAGGGCAACGCAGCAGGGGTGA
- a CDS encoding cyclase family protein, whose product MCSPRIMTHVYGTIEKRGAPMSRRSLFGAVGAAALAAAVAPATASAAPTSEASIVDLTHVLTPSFPVWPDAQQFAMRAVARIGGAPILLGSVAIGAPSVFYKNELRYDEHTGTHVDAPAHASVNGLTVEQIPPRDLVVPLAVVDISVRARADNDTLLTRQDLLDWESDHGPLPDRCMVAMNSGWDSRAAQPATFTNQDTTGVQHTPGFDPDAVEFLVRERDIVALGSDTLSVDAGRSTTYGAHLAALGAGKYAVEALANLSQIPPSGATVMVGAPTHAGGSGGPCRTLAWF is encoded by the coding sequence ATGTGCTCGCCCCGTATCATGACTCACGTCTACGGAACCATCGAGAAACGCGGCGCCCCGATGAGTCGACGGTCGTTGTTCGGAGCGGTGGGCGCGGCAGCACTGGCGGCAGCGGTCGCACCGGCGACGGCATCAGCTGCCCCGACATCGGAGGCGTCGATCGTCGACCTCACCCATGTGCTCACTCCCAGCTTTCCCGTGTGGCCCGACGCCCAGCAGTTCGCGATGCGAGCGGTGGCGCGGATCGGTGGCGCTCCGATTCTGCTCGGCTCCGTCGCAATCGGCGCTCCCAGTGTGTTCTACAAGAACGAACTCCGCTACGACGAGCACACCGGCACGCACGTCGACGCGCCGGCGCATGCGAGCGTGAACGGCCTCACCGTCGAACAGATTCCGCCCCGCGACCTGGTGGTACCGCTCGCCGTCGTGGACATTTCGGTGCGGGCCCGAGCCGACAACGACACGCTGCTCACCCGGCAGGACCTCCTCGACTGGGAGTCCGATCACGGTCCACTCCCCGACCGCTGCATGGTGGCGATGAACTCGGGATGGGACAGCCGCGCCGCTCAGCCCGCGACGTTCACCAATCAGGACACCACGGGTGTGCAGCACACACCCGGATTCGACCCGGACGCCGTCGAGTTCCTCGTCCGGGAACGCGACATCGTCGCGTTGGGATCGGACACCCTCAGTGTCGACGCGGGGCGTAGCACCACGTACGGAGCGCATCTCGCGGCACTCGGCGCCGGGAAGTACGCGGTGGAAGCTCTCGCGAATCTGTCACAGATTCCGCCGTCCGGCGCAACCGTCATGGTCGGCGCCCCCACCCACGCAGGAGGATCCGGCGGCCCCTGCCGGACCCTCGCGTGGTTCTGA
- a CDS encoding flavin monoamine oxidase family protein: MLVMTNTKDHPTALPARVRTVVVGAGYAGLSAALSLHDDGIDTVILEGSGRVGGRVCSERTRDGVVVDHGGQWVGPTQKHLLALAERFACPTFPTYNTGEHLELWPDGVQRRYTGAGPVDGPGMAEYLAAADRIDELARTVDLDDPTATPDIEGWDSETVHSYFERTVANEDARRRLALAVEGVWSIEPRDLSLFHLLFYVASAGGFDQLMETEGCAQERRFRDGAQSTALAVADHLGDRVHMDTAVRHVEHTSDGVRIETTRGTILADTVVMALPPSATQRVTFTPPLPVSRTRWVERSPMGDVAKVHAVFDTPFWRADGLSGQATIYGDRAVGVVFDNSPADAEHGVLVCFVYGDRQRSWSALSDDDRRAAIIETLVELFGDRAASPIDYTEKIWPQDVWARGGYAASPTPGTWFAHGHDGWRAPADRIHWAGSETASIWNGYIDGAISSGARAAEEIRKQLSH; encoded by the coding sequence ATGCTCGTCATGACGAACACGAAGGATCACCCGACTGCACTACCGGCCCGCGTTCGGACCGTCGTCGTCGGCGCGGGATACGCAGGCCTGTCCGCCGCACTCTCGCTGCACGACGACGGCATCGACACCGTGATCCTCGAGGGATCCGGCCGCGTCGGCGGAAGGGTGTGCTCCGAACGGACGAGGGACGGTGTGGTCGTCGACCACGGCGGGCAGTGGGTCGGCCCCACCCAGAAACATCTGCTCGCCCTCGCCGAACGCTTCGCCTGCCCGACCTTCCCCACGTACAACACGGGCGAGCACCTCGAACTGTGGCCCGACGGTGTGCAGCGGCGGTACACCGGTGCCGGTCCCGTCGACGGCCCCGGCATGGCCGAATATCTGGCTGCCGCCGATCGCATCGACGAACTCGCGCGGACCGTCGACCTCGACGATCCCACGGCCACTCCGGACATCGAGGGGTGGGACAGCGAGACCGTCCACTCCTACTTCGAGCGGACCGTCGCGAACGAAGACGCCCGTCGGCGACTCGCGCTCGCCGTCGAGGGGGTGTGGTCGATCGAGCCCCGCGATCTGTCGCTGTTCCATCTGCTGTTCTACGTCGCATCGGCCGGCGGATTCGACCAGCTGATGGAAACCGAGGGTTGCGCGCAGGAGCGCCGATTCAGGGACGGAGCACAGTCGACGGCGCTGGCCGTCGCAGATCATCTCGGCGACCGGGTCCACATGGATACGGCTGTGCGCCACGTCGAGCACACCAGCGACGGCGTTCGGATCGAGACCACTCGGGGAACGATTCTCGCCGACACCGTCGTCATGGCACTGCCGCCGTCGGCCACCCAGCGAGTCACGTTCACTCCCCCGCTGCCGGTCTCGCGCACACGATGGGTCGAACGCAGCCCGATGGGCGACGTCGCGAAGGTGCACGCCGTCTTCGACACCCCGTTCTGGCGCGCCGACGGACTGTCCGGCCAGGCCACGATCTACGGCGACCGCGCCGTCGGCGTCGTGTTCGACAACTCCCCCGCAGATGCCGAACACGGTGTGCTCGTGTGCTTCGTCTACGGTGACCGCCAGCGGTCCTGGTCGGCGCTCTCCGACGACGACCGCCGAGCCGCGATCATCGAGACTCTCGTCGAACTCTTCGGCGACCGCGCCGCGTCACCGATCGACTACACCGAGAAGATCTGGCCGCAAGACGTGTGGGCGCGAGGAGGATACGCGGCGAGCCCTACCCCCGGAACGTGGTTCGCACACGGGCACGACGGCTGGCGTGCTCCCGCGGACCGCATCCACTGGGCGGGCTCGGAGACCGCGAGCATCTGGAACGGCTACATCGACGGCGCAATCTCCTCCGGGGCGCGCGCTGCCGAGGAGATCCGGAAGCAACTGTCCCACTGA
- a CDS encoding cytosine permease: MLDGQRLDRTTEPGSAGGTGDDGTDATMNELPLLPAERIWGFWDYSAVNIGLAVATWAFLQGAAVAYYVGAVQAIASIVIGYAISVFLVSLAPCLPSAKYGIEQFVGLRSVFGSNGARIVMVVMSTLFAAAWSAVLAIMFGHGLVNVIDNVFGVEISQTGAAVSLLGLVAVVLSWLVLARGPVSVESVCRVIAPVLVLIIVGILVMVFTKRSWSELASLPPLDPESDPHTSFMVAIELNIAGGFAWWPNVGNLARLTRGPRAAFWPNWLGLFAASVAAAVVGVFAALALNLEDPTEWMIPLAGVVLGVLALIVIGLANVTAILSQGYASMVALKGGGGKLLRGTPWPVLVAFILGPAAILVFFPSAVYDNYGRFLSWGAILVAPLCAVQIVDFFLLRRGVLRIRDLYLPSACSCYGYWGGVNAFAFASVAAGAATYALLLNPVTYIPSAIFPYTTASIPAFLVAGTLHAVLTKTFVQPLGLGGYDRRPRVAAGAER, translated from the coding sequence ATGCTGGACGGGCAGCGGCTGGACCGCACCACGGAACCGGGAAGTGCCGGCGGTACCGGCGACGACGGCACGGACGCCACGATGAACGAACTGCCGTTGTTGCCGGCGGAGCGGATCTGGGGCTTCTGGGACTACTCGGCGGTCAACATCGGCTTGGCCGTGGCCACCTGGGCGTTTCTGCAGGGCGCCGCCGTCGCGTACTACGTCGGCGCGGTACAGGCGATCGCCAGCATCGTCATCGGCTACGCGATCAGCGTCTTCCTCGTCTCGCTCGCGCCATGCCTGCCGTCGGCGAAGTACGGCATCGAGCAGTTCGTCGGACTGCGCAGCGTATTCGGCAGCAACGGCGCCCGAATCGTGATGGTCGTGATGTCCACGCTCTTCGCGGCGGCGTGGTCGGCTGTCCTGGCCATCATGTTCGGGCACGGCCTGGTGAACGTCATCGACAACGTCTTCGGGGTCGAGATCTCCCAGACCGGTGCGGCAGTGAGCCTGTTGGGGCTGGTGGCGGTGGTCCTGTCCTGGCTCGTGCTTGCCCGGGGACCGGTCTCGGTCGAGTCCGTGTGCCGGGTGATCGCACCCGTCCTCGTCCTCATCATCGTCGGAATTCTCGTCATGGTGTTCACCAAGCGATCCTGGTCCGAGTTGGCCAGTCTCCCGCCGCTCGACCCGGAGAGCGATCCGCACACCAGTTTCATGGTCGCGATCGAACTGAACATCGCCGGCGGGTTCGCGTGGTGGCCGAACGTCGGAAACCTGGCGCGGCTCACCCGGGGCCCGCGTGCGGCGTTCTGGCCGAACTGGCTCGGACTCTTCGCCGCGTCCGTGGCCGCGGCGGTCGTCGGTGTCTTCGCGGCGCTGGCGCTGAACCTCGAAGATCCGACGGAGTGGATGATCCCGCTCGCCGGCGTCGTGCTGGGCGTCCTGGCCCTGATCGTCATCGGCCTCGCCAACGTCACCGCCATCCTCTCCCAGGGATACGCCTCCATGGTGGCGCTCAAAGGCGGTGGCGGGAAGCTGCTCCGCGGCACGCCCTGGCCCGTACTGGTGGCATTCATCCTCGGACCCGCGGCGATCCTCGTCTTCTTCCCCTCGGCCGTCTACGACAACTACGGTCGCTTCCTGTCCTGGGGTGCGATCCTCGTGGCACCGCTGTGCGCAGTGCAGATAGTCGACTTCTTCCTGTTGCGGCGGGGTGTCCTGCGGATCCGCGACCTGTACCTGCCCAGTGCGTGCTCCTGCTACGGGTACTGGGGTGGTGTCAACGCCTTCGCGTTCGCCTCCGTGGCTGCCGGCGCGGCCACGTACGCACTGCTGCTCAATCCGGTCACCTACATCCCGTCCGCGATCTTTCCGTACACCACCGCGTCGATTCCGGCGTTCCTCGTCGCAGGCACGCTCCACGCCGTGTTGACCAAGACGTTCGTGCAGCCGCTCGGACTCGGCGGCTACGACCGTCGGCCCCGCGTCGCCGCCGGTGCCGAAAGGTGA
- a CDS encoding TetR/AcrR family transcriptional regulator, with the protein MPRPSVEAERREQILQATCEAIAELGFRAVRIADVATRAGVSNGTIHYYFDSKDALLHAAFQFNFEHSLERRRWIMEKSDVPLVRLHRLVESYLPAGPETITAWRVWVELWASALGNVELQELNDTVYGEWRGVVRETVEAGVEQGALRVKDPGAATDMLLGLLDGLAIQVLTGSTLMTPTRMRAVCDDFIDAITVDKHRVASSARKRTTK; encoded by the coding sequence ATGCCACGCCCCAGCGTTGAAGCGGAACGTCGAGAACAGATCCTTCAAGCGACGTGTGAAGCCATCGCCGAACTCGGCTTCCGCGCAGTCCGGATCGCCGACGTCGCGACACGGGCCGGGGTGAGCAACGGGACGATCCACTACTACTTCGATTCCAAGGATGCGCTGCTGCATGCGGCGTTCCAGTTCAACTTCGAGCACTCGCTGGAACGACGGCGATGGATCATGGAGAAGAGCGACGTCCCGCTCGTGCGGCTCCACCGGCTCGTGGAGTCGTATCTGCCCGCCGGGCCGGAGACGATCACGGCCTGGCGGGTGTGGGTGGAGCTGTGGGCGTCCGCACTCGGCAACGTCGAACTCCAAGAGCTCAACGACACCGTGTACGGAGAGTGGCGCGGGGTGGTTCGGGAGACCGTCGAGGCAGGTGTCGAGCAGGGCGCTCTGCGGGTGAAGGATCCCGGGGCCGCCACCGACATGCTCCTCGGCCTTCTCGACGGCCTCGCGATCCAGGTGCTCACCGGCTCCACCCTGATGACTCCGACGCGGATGCGGGCGGTGTGCGACGACTTCATCGACGCCATCACCGTCGACAAGCACCGGGTCGCGTCGTCCGCCCGCAAACGCACCACGAAGTAA
- a CDS encoding FAD-dependent oxidoreductase, whose amino-acid sequence MTSQLFPHLFSPLRIGNVTLANRIVSSGHDTVLVQQGKVTAELVAYHEARAAGGAGMIVVQVAGVHETARYTSHVLMATDDDCIPGYRRIADVCHRHECVVVGQIFHPGREILESQDGSTPVALAPSAVPSERFHVMPRAMTAGEIDAVVQGYGDAARRLQRAGLDGVEIVASHGYLPAQFLNPRTNLRTDEYGGSAENRQRFLRAALAAVRAAVGRDFVVGMRISGDEMGSDGLRPDESQAVCASLDADRLLDYVSVCAGSSSSLSGAVHIAAPMTESAAYTAPLAAAVKSVVRVPVIVAGRINQPHEGDAVIAQGQADACAMTRALICDPAMPAKAERSEVDSIRACIGCNQACMGHFQRGCAISCIQHPETGREVRFGTLQITRRPKSVMVIGGGPGGLKAAAVAAERGHRVTLYEAASRVGGQVLLAELLPGRSEFGGAVTNLEGEARRAGVRFVTGTTVDPGLVRSEQPDELIVATGGRPFRPGIETLDEPHMVEAWDVIRGHTFPAGRVLVADWRGDWIGLGVANHLARLGHRVTLAVTGYAAGEHLQQYVRNAMVAAAVEAKVEILPNVRLRGADDDTAYLQHTLTERPVLVDGVSAVVLAQGHASVTDLLEVDGFPRERIHAVGDCLSPRTVEEAVLEGLTVASAL is encoded by the coding sequence ATGACGTCACAGCTCTTTCCCCACCTGTTCTCCCCGCTCCGCATCGGGAACGTGACGCTCGCGAACCGTATCGTGTCCTCCGGGCACGACACCGTTCTCGTGCAGCAGGGGAAGGTGACCGCCGAACTGGTCGCCTACCACGAAGCCCGCGCCGCCGGTGGTGCCGGCATGATCGTGGTCCAGGTCGCAGGTGTTCACGAGACCGCCCGCTACACGTCCCACGTGCTGATGGCGACGGACGACGACTGCATCCCGGGGTACCGGCGCATCGCCGACGTCTGTCACCGCCACGAGTGTGTCGTCGTCGGGCAGATCTTCCATCCCGGCCGGGAGATCCTGGAGTCGCAGGACGGGTCCACTCCCGTCGCGCTGGCACCGTCCGCCGTGCCGAGTGAACGCTTCCACGTGATGCCGAGAGCGATGACGGCGGGCGAGATCGACGCGGTCGTGCAGGGGTACGGCGACGCTGCACGGAGACTGCAGCGCGCCGGACTCGACGGCGTCGAGATCGTCGCGAGCCACGGCTATCTACCGGCGCAGTTCCTCAACCCCCGCACCAACCTCCGCACGGACGAGTACGGCGGGTCGGCGGAGAATCGCCAGCGGTTCCTCCGTGCCGCACTCGCGGCCGTCCGTGCGGCGGTCGGCCGCGACTTCGTGGTCGGGATGAGGATTTCCGGCGACGAGATGGGCAGCGACGGACTGCGGCCGGACGAATCGCAGGCGGTGTGCGCGTCGCTGGACGCGGACAGACTGCTCGATTACGTCAGTGTGTGCGCCGGGAGTTCGTCGAGTCTGTCGGGCGCGGTGCACATCGCCGCCCCGATGACCGAGTCCGCCGCCTACACCGCTCCGCTGGCCGCGGCCGTCAAATCGGTGGTCCGGGTTCCGGTGATCGTGGCGGGCAGGATCAATCAACCGCACGAGGGAGACGCGGTGATCGCGCAGGGGCAGGCCGACGCGTGCGCGATGACCCGCGCCCTCATCTGCGACCCCGCGATGCCGGCGAAAGCCGAACGCAGCGAAGTCGATTCGATTCGCGCGTGCATCGGCTGCAATCAGGCGTGCATGGGGCATTTCCAGCGAGGGTGCGCGATCTCGTGCATCCAGCATCCGGAGACCGGCCGCGAAGTGCGCTTCGGAACTCTGCAGATCACACGCCGGCCGAAGAGCGTCATGGTGATCGGCGGCGGACCAGGTGGGCTGAAAGCGGCCGCGGTGGCCGCGGAACGTGGGCACCGGGTGACCCTGTACGAGGCGGCATCCCGGGTGGGAGGCCAGGTGCTGCTGGCCGAACTGCTACCGGGCAGGAGCGAGTTCGGTGGCGCCGTGACCAACCTGGAGGGGGAGGCGCGCCGGGCGGGTGTGCGGTTCGTGACCGGAACGACGGTCGACCCCGGACTGGTCAGGTCGGAGCAACCCGACGAGCTGATCGTCGCGACCGGTGGGAGGCCGTTCCGCCCCGGGATCGAGACCCTCGACGAGCCTCATATGGTGGAGGCGTGGGACGTGATCCGCGGGCACACATTCCCCGCAGGCAGGGTCCTCGTCGCCGATTGGCGCGGCGACTGGATCGGGCTGGGTGTCGCGAACCACCTCGCCCGGCTCGGCCACCGCGTCACGCTCGCGGTCACCGGATACGCTGCGGGCGAACACCTCCAGCAGTACGTGCGGAACGCGATGGTGGCCGCGGCGGTGGAGGCGAAGGTCGAGATCCTGCCCAACGTCCGCTTGCGCGGCGCGGACGACGACACGGCCTATCTGCAGCACACGCTCACCGAACGGCCCGTGCTGGTCGACGGTGTCAGCGCAGTCGTTCTCGCCCAGGGACACGCGTCGGTCACCGACCTGCTGGAGGTCGACGGGTTCCCGCGGGAGCGGATCCATGCCGTCGGCGACTGCTTGTCGCCGCGCACCGTGGAAGAAGCTGTGCTGGAAGGGCTCACCGTCGCATCGGCGCTCTGA